The Alicyclobacillus macrosporangiidus CPP55 genome segment CTCGCCATTTATACCATTTATCCTGGACCCCTGATGGCCCGTTGGGGATCGGCGACGGTCATCGGGTGGGGGATGACCATCGGCAGCGTGGCCTGCGCCATTGGGCGCACGCCCTGGGATCTGGACGGGCAGCGTTGGTCCGTGTGGGCAGGCGTGCTGGTTGCGTTCGTGGTGATCGGCGGCACGCTGGTGGCGTTTTACCTGTACCTCACCAGCCAACGGTACATTTCCCCGGCGGAGACCAGCCTGCTCGCGTGCGCCGAACCCCTCTCCGCTGCACTGGCGGCCGTCGTGTGGTTGCACACCCCGCTGAGCCTTGGGGAGATCGCCGGGGGGCTGTGCATCGTCGCGACGGTGGCGGTGCTCGCCTGGGGAAAACGGCCTGCGGGAGGCGGAGGATGAGCGGATGAAGACCCAGTCGGAGAAGGCTCGCAAGCCGATGAGCCTGCGGGCCAAGCTCAACTGGTTCACCGTACTCAACGCCTTCGTGGGGTTGGCCTTTGTCACGTCTGGTTATGTGTACCTGACCATCCAGAGCGAGTTTCAGCACGCGGGCCAGCAGGCGCTGGATGTAGCCGAAGTGGTCGCCACGATGCCGCAGGTCATCGCCGCCTTTCATACGAAGGACCCGGCGGCCGTCATCCAGCCTATTGCAGAAGCCGTCCGAAAAAAGACAGGCGCGCAGTTCGTCGTCGTCGGCAACATGCAGCTCATCCGGTACAGCCACCCCAATCCGGACCAGATCGGCAAGCACATGGTCGGCGATGACAACACCCAGGTGCTTCAGGGAAAGCCGTCCATCAGCGAGGCGGTCGGCACGCTCGGCCTCTCAGTGCGAGGCAAAGCGCCGATCTTCGATCACGGTCAGCAGATCGGCGTCGTCTCCGTGGGGTATCTGGTCAGCTCCATCTGGAGGCGCTTATTCGTTTCCCTGTGTGACATCGTAGGGCTCGGGATGGCCGCGTTGCTGTTGAGCCTCATCGGTGCCAATCTGCTGTCGAGGCACGTCAAGCGGCAGATCTACGATATGGAGCCGAGCGAGATCGCCTTCTTGACCCAGGAGCAGACGGCCATCCTGGAATCCATCGAGGATGGGATCCTGGCTGTCGATGAAGAGGGCGTGATCAAAGCGTGCAACCTTCAAGCCGCGCAATTGCTCGGTCGCACAGAAGGGGACATGGTGGGCAGGCATCTCTCCGAGGCCATTCACCATCCGGGGCTGCGGCGCTTGTTGGTGGAGGGACCGGATCGTGTGGCCCAACCGATGATCCTCGGCGACCAACTGGTGTTGGCCAAGCGGACACCGGTCCTGTTGAACGGAAGTGTCATCGGCGCGGTGACCACCTTTCGGCCACAGCAGGCGCTGGATCAAATGGAACGGCGCCTTGAGGATCTCGAACGGCATGCGGAAGCCCTGCGCAGTCAGCGGCACGAGTTCATGAACCGGCTGCACACCATCGCCGGGTTGATCCGGCTCCAGGAGTACGATCTGGTGCGTGAACTGATCGATGAAGTCCAGCAGGAACAAAACGACGCGCTGTCGTTTTTTGTCACGCGCATTCGAGACTCCGCCGTGGTCGGAATTTTGGTTGGCAAAATGCACCGAGCGAGGGAACTGGGGATCGATCTCGTGGTCCATCCCGACTCGCACGTGGGGACCCCCTGCCCCCATCGCGAAACGGTGGTGACCGTTCTGGGCAACGCCATCGAGAACGCGATGGAAGCGCTCTCAAACCCGCGGGCGCCCGAGCGCCCCAAACGGATCGAAGTCCTCATTCAGGAGCGGCCGGACCAGCTGTGGATGACCGTCCGCGACACCGGCCCCGGGATTTCGCCCCAGCTCGGCCAGCGGGTCTTCGAGGATGGGGTTACCACAAAAGGCCCAGGTCGGGGATTTGGGCTGTCGCTGTGCGCGCGGCTGGTGGCACGGGCCCATGGCCGTCTGGCCATCGTCTCATCGACGGAAGGCGCCACGCTGGAGATGAGTCTGCCGACGGGAGGGACGAAGGACGGTGCCCATTCGAACGCTGATTGTGGATGATGATTTCATGATCGCCCGGGTGCATGCCAAGTTTGTCTCCGGGCAGCCGGGATATTTGGTCGTCGGGGAAGCGCACGCGGGGCGAGAGGCGCTGCAGATGGCGAAAGAGCGCAAGCCCGACCTGATTGTGCTCGATGTGTACCTGCCGGACATGCCCGGGCTCGACGTGCTGGCGCAGCTGCGCGGCCACGGCGGGGCTTGCGATGTCATCCTCATCACCGCCGCGAAGGAGACGGAGGTCGTGGAGCAGAGCTTCCGGCTCGGCGTCTTCGACTACCTGGTCAAACCGTTCGATCTCGAACGGTTGAGCGTCTCCCTGCGCAAGTACGCCGAGTACCGTAAACGACTCACGGGTGCGTCCGAGTTGGACCAACGCCGGATCGACGATCTGCAGAAACTGCGCTGGCCCGCGGCGGGCGTCAAGGCGGGGACCGAATCGGGGATCGATCCGCGCACGCTCGAGCGGATCGCCCGGTGCATCGAAACCTCCGCTGCAGCCCAGACCATCTCCGACATCGCCCAAAGGGTCGGCGTCAGCCGATCCACCGCCAAGACCTACCTCGACTACCTGGTGGCGCGCGGTGACGTCGTGGAGGAACTGCAGTACGGAAGCGTGGGCCGACCGCGCCGGCTCTTTCGAAAAGCCTAGCGGGCCGCCGGAACGTGCACGTATCCGGTGGCCCGCCCAAGGGGGTGCAGGGAACACACTTACCCCTTCAACGCCTGGTCGACAAACTGCGTCGTGTAGGTCTTGCTCAGATCGATGTGCGCGTCTTTCAGTTTCGGATTGAACGTCGTCAGCACGTTGAGAACCGTCGGCGGCCCGTTCTCCGGCATCTTGCCGTCCGGCGTGAACATCGGCAGGCTCTTCTGCAGCGCGTCGATGTATGCCTGTTTATCGCCGGCGTAGTAAGAGGTCGGCACCTGGTCCGCGATTTCCGCAGCCGAATGCGTGTGAATGTACTGCATGGTCTTCACGAAGGCGTTGACCAATTTCTGAACGACGTCCGGGTGCTGTTGCACATAGTCCGCCTGCATGTACAGGCACGCCGCAGGATACGTGCCGCCCAACGATTGGGTGACGCCGTCGACCGACGCCATATCCACCATGACGCTGGCGAGCTGTTTCTGCTTGAGCATGGTCACCGTGGGCTCCGTGGTCACGGCCGCGTCGATCTTCCCCTGCTGCATGGCGGCCACCAGGGTCTGCCCCGCACCCACCGGCACGGGCGTGTACTCAGACGTTTTGTGCCCGCCTTTCACCACGAGGTAGCTGGCGAGGAAGTTGGTCGACGATCCCAGGCCGGTGATCCCGATCTTCTTGCCCTTCAGATCGGCCAGGGACTTGATCTGATCCTTCTCCTTGTCGGAGACCATCAGGTACTCGCCCGGCGTCGCACCGAACTGTACGACCGACTCCAGGTATTTCCCTTTCGACTGCAGATCGATGGTGTGATCATAGAATCCCACCGCGCCCTGCACCTGCCCCGCGAGCAACGCTTCCTCGGCACTCTGGCCGGCGTTCTCGTCCAGCAACTGCACGTCCAGGCCCTGCTCTTTGAAGTACCCGAGCTTTTCCGTCAACTCAGCCGGCAGGTAGATGATCTTGGACATCCCGCCGACCATGATTTTGACGTGGATGGGTGTCGACGTGGAACCCGAGGCGGGCGCCGCCGCGGTGTTTCCGTTGCCGTTTCCGGCCGATCCACCGCCCCCGCTCGCACCGCCGCCATTTCCACCACTCGCGCCGCACCCCGTGGCCAAAACCGCCAAGGATGCGCTCATCGCGGCACCTGTCAACCATTTCCGCCATCCCATATGACCCTCTCCCTTCTGTCATAACTGTGTATCTCCACCGGCAGGGCACTCGCCCGAGCCACCGTGGATTCCGATCTCACCGCGTCGAGGTCCGCCAATGAATGAACCGGCGTTCCAAGCGTGTCACCAACCAGTCGGCCACCAATGCGGTCAGAGACAGGATCACCATTCCAGCGAACACGCCGGTGGTATCAAACGCCCCCTGGGCCTCGGAGATGAGAAACCCCAGACCCTCGGTGGCCCCCACAAATTCGCCCACCACCGCCGCCACCAGGGCGAAGCCAAAGCTCGTGTGCAAGCTCGACAGGATCCAGCTGAGCGCCGACGGGATGATCACGTGGCGGGCCAACTGGCGTTTGTTCGCACCGAGCAGCAGCGCGTTGTTGACCAGGTTGCGATCCACCTCGCGCACACCTTGAAACGCGTTGAAAAAGACGATGAAGAAGGTCAGCGTCACACCGAGCGCGATTTTCGACGGCATGCCGAGCCCAAACCACAGGATGAAGATCGGAGCCAGCACGACGCGCGGCAGCGCGTTGAGCATCTGGATATACGGGGCGAAGATCACCGACAGGATCTCGCTCATGCCGAGGGCGTAGCCGGCGATCACCCCCAAGAGGACGCCGAGGATGAACGAGATCACGGTCTCCTCAAACGTGACGACAAAGTGGATATACAACGGCCCCTGGCTGGTGCCGTTCACCACCCAGTCGCGGATGTGCCAAAGGATGGCCGATGGTTGCGAGAAGAAGAACGGATCGATGGTCTTTGTCGCGGCGAGGACCTCCCAGGTCCCGACGACCACGATGAACACGGCAATTTGCAACGCCAGGTTACGGATCCGCTTGCGCAGCGCCTGTGCGCGCATCTCGCTGCGCCGTTTCGCGATCTCAATGGGCGTGGGACTTGCTTGCGTGGAGCTGTGCATAGCTGGCCAACACCTCGTCTCGCAGGTCATTCCAGATCTGCTCGTGGAACTCCATGAACCGGCGGTCAAACCGGATCTCCGACACGTTCCGCGGCCTGGGCAGGTCAATCCAATAGTCGCCTTTGATGGTCGCCCCCGGCCCGGCGGTCAACACCACCACCCTGTCACTCAGGGAGATGGCCTCCTCCAAGTCATGCGTGATGAACAGGACCGAGGCCTCCGTCTCCTCCCAGATGGTCAAGAGTTCGTTCTCCATCACCGACCGGGTGTGCACGTCCAGGGCGGAGAACGACTCATCCATCAACAGAATCTCCGGCTGCATGATCAGGCACTGGGCGAGCGCCACCCGTTTCCGCATGCCGCCGGACAGTTGGCTCGGATAGTGGTGCTCGAACCCTTTCAACCCCACCTTCTCCACCCATGCGGCCGCCTGGGCATACGCCTCCGCCTTCTTCATCCCGTGCAGCCTCAACCCCAACGACACGTTGTCAATCACGGTCTTCCACGGGAACGTGTTGTCGGTCTGAAACACGCACGCCGCGACCGGGTTGATTCCGGTCAACGGCTGGCCTTTGATGATGACGCTCCCGGCCGTCGGCTGCTCGAACCCTGCCACCAGGTTGAGGGTGGTCGACTTCCCGCATCCGGTCGGCCCGACCAGCGACACAAACTGGCCTTTCTCAATGCGCAGGTTGATGTTTTGCAGGACCGTGTGCAGCTCCCCAGTCGGTTTCAGGAACTGCTTGGAGACCCCTCGCAGCTCAATCACCGGCATGGTCTGCACGGACGGCGCCTCGTAACGCACGGACTCCACCGGACGCCCCCCTTGTCACGATGTGTGAAGCGCTTTCATTCCTCATGCTAGCGAGGGCGGCCGAAGAGAAGAAGATTTAATGGGAATGATTCGATAGATTCGTTTGCATCGATTTTTTCGATTTTCACAATGGATGGGGATTCGTTTGGAAGGAGATCAGGGGGGACGATGTCCACAGGCGGGCCAGCGGCCCGCCTGCACGCTGCTTGTGCTGGTCACCGGCCCCGGGGGCGCGGCGATGACAGTTCAGCCTGTTACGGACGACCGCCGTGGACGTAGATCACCTGGCCCGATACGTAGGACGCGTCGTCGCTGGCCAGGAAGGCGATCACATTGGCCACGTCCCGCGGCTGGCCGACCCGGCGAAGCGGAATCCGCTCAATGGCGGCCTGCTTGAACTGCTCCGGGTCCATGCCAACGCGCTGTGCCGTCGCCCGCGTCATGTCGGTGTCGATGAAACCCGGCGCGACCGCGTTGACGTTGATGTTGAAGGGCCCCAGTTCAATGGCGAGCGTCTTCGTGAACCCCTGGATGCCCGCTTTGGCCGCGGAGTAGTTCGCCTGCCCGCGATTGCCGAGAGCCGACGTGCTGCTGACGTTCACGATCTTGCCGTACCGCTGCTGCACCATGTACTTCTGTGCGGCCCGGCTGCACAAAAAGTGGCCCTTCAGGTGGACGTTCATCACCACGTCCCAGTCCTCTTCCGACATCTTGAACAGCAGGTTGTCGCGGATGACGCCCGCGTTGTTCACGAGGATGTCAAGCCGGCCGAAAGTGGAGACAATCTGTTCGACGGCCGCCTCCACCTGCTGGTTGTCCGCCACGTTGCAACCGATGGCGATGGCCTCGCCGCCCGCGTCGCGGATGGCCGCCACCGTGCCCTCGCAGGTGGCGCCATCGAGATCGATCACGCCGACCTTCGCACCCTCTTCCGCCAGCCGGATGGCGGTCGCTGCGCCAATGCCGCGCGCCGCTCCGGTCACCATCGCCACACGTCCGTCCAATTTTCCCACGGTGTTCCCTCCTCCTGGCCGGCTCCAACCGGCCTGTGGTGTGACATGCCCGCCGGAGGCGACCCGGAGCCATTCCACCCCTTGGCAATGGGTCCGCCTCCGGCCGGGACGGTCTGAATCATCCCGCGCTCTGCCCGCCGTCGACCGCCAGCACCTGCCCGGTGGTGTAATCGGACGCTGCAGACGCGAAGTACAGCGCCGCCCCCTGCAGATCCCGCGGGCCGCCCACCCGGCCGAGCGGTGTCGCGCGCCGGATCAGGTCTCCGCTTTTCTCCAGGACCACCTTCGTCATCTTCGTCGGGAAGAATCCGGGCGCGATGGCGTTGACGTAGATGCCGTACCGGGCCCACTTCACGGCCAGGTCTTTCGTGAGCGTGATCACGCCGCCCTTGCTGGCGTTGTACCCGACGGCGTCGAGTACCTCCGGCGCGGTGCCGCCGAGGCCCGCCACCGAGGCGATGTTGATGATCTTGCCGCCGCCCTGTTCCTTCATGTGGCGCGCGGCGGCCTGCGACATGAGAAACGTCCCGGTGAGATTGGTCTGGATGACCTTCATCCACGCGTCGTACGGCATCTCGAGCGCCGGAGCTCCCCAGCTCGCGCCGCCGTTGTTCACGAGGATGTCGATCCGTCCGAACCGCGCGATGGTCTCGTCGACCACTCGCTGGACGGAGGCGGGGTCGGTGAGATCGAGCGGGAGCGCCACGGCCTCCGCGCCCAAGGCCTCCACCTCGGCTTTCACCTGTTCGCAATTCTCCACCCGGCGTGAACAAAGGACGAGCTTCGCGCCCACCTCGGCGTACGCCTGGGCGATCTGCTGT includes the following:
- a CDS encoding ABC transporter substrate-binding protein, with translation MGWRKWLTGAAMSASLAVLATGCGASGGNGGGASGGGGSAGNGNGNTAAAPASGSTSTPIHVKIMVGGMSKIIYLPAELTEKLGYFKEQGLDVQLLDENAGQSAEEALLAGQVQGAVGFYDHTIDLQSKGKYLESVVQFGATPGEYLMVSDKEKDQIKSLADLKGKKIGITGLGSSTNFLASYLVVKGGHKTSEYTPVPVGAGQTLVAAMQQGKIDAAVTTEPTVTMLKQKQLASVMVDMASVDGVTQSLGGTYPAACLYMQADYVQQHPDVVQKLVNAFVKTMQYIHTHSAAEIADQVPTSYYAGDKQAYIDALQKSLPMFTPDGKMPENGPPTVLNVLTTFNPKLKDAHIDLSKTYTTQFVDQALKG
- a CDS encoding response regulator, with translation MPIRTLIVDDDFMIARVHAKFVSGQPGYLVVGEAHAGREALQMAKERKPDLIVLDVYLPDMPGLDVLAQLRGHGGACDVILITAAKETEVVEQSFRLGVFDYLVKPFDLERLSVSLRKYAEYRKRLTGASELDQRRIDDLQKLRWPAAGVKAGTESGIDPRTLERIARCIETSAAAQTISDIAQRVGVSRSTAKTYLDYLVARGDVVEELQYGSVGRPRRLFRKA
- a CDS encoding ABC transporter ATP-binding protein produces the protein MESVRYEAPSVQTMPVIELRGVSKQFLKPTGELHTVLQNINLRIEKGQFVSLVGPTGCGKSTTLNLVAGFEQPTAGSVIIKGQPLTGINPVAACVFQTDNTFPWKTVIDNVSLGLRLHGMKKAEAYAQAAAWVEKVGLKGFEHHYPSQLSGGMRKRVALAQCLIMQPEILLMDESFSALDVHTRSVMENELLTIWEETEASVLFITHDLEEAISLSDRVVVLTAGPGATIKGDYWIDLPRPRNVSEIRFDRRFMEFHEQIWNDLRDEVLASYAQLHASKSHAH
- a CDS encoding ABC transporter permease, coding for MHSSTQASPTPIEIAKRRSEMRAQALRKRIRNLALQIAVFIVVVGTWEVLAATKTIDPFFFSQPSAILWHIRDWVVNGTSQGPLYIHFVVTFEETVISFILGVLLGVIAGYALGMSEILSVIFAPYIQMLNALPRVVLAPIFILWFGLGMPSKIALGVTLTFFIVFFNAFQGVREVDRNLVNNALLLGANKRQLARHVIIPSALSWILSSLHTSFGFALVAAVVGEFVGATEGLGFLISEAQGAFDTTGVFAGMVILSLTALVADWLVTRLERRFIHWRTSTR
- a CDS encoding SDR family oxidoreductase, coding for MSVLDLFRLDGKVAIITGGGRGLGQQIAQAYAEVGAKLVLCSRRVENCEQVKAEVEALGAEAVALPLDLTDPASVQRVVDETIARFGRIDILVNNGGASWGAPALEMPYDAWMKVIQTNLTGTFLMSQAAARHMKEQGGGKIINIASVAGLGGTAPEVLDAVGYNASKGGVITLTKDLAVKWARYGIYVNAIAPGFFPTKMTKVVLEKSGDLIRRATPLGRVGGPRDLQGAALYFASAASDYTTGQVLAVDGGQSAG
- a CDS encoding ATP-binding protein; translated protein: MKTQSEKARKPMSLRAKLNWFTVLNAFVGLAFVTSGYVYLTIQSEFQHAGQQALDVAEVVATMPQVIAAFHTKDPAAVIQPIAEAVRKKTGAQFVVVGNMQLIRYSHPNPDQIGKHMVGDDNTQVLQGKPSISEAVGTLGLSVRGKAPIFDHGQQIGVVSVGYLVSSIWRRLFVSLCDIVGLGMAALLLSLIGANLLSRHVKRQIYDMEPSEIAFLTQEQTAILESIEDGILAVDEEGVIKACNLQAAQLLGRTEGDMVGRHLSEAIHHPGLRRLLVEGPDRVAQPMILGDQLVLAKRTPVLLNGSVIGAVTTFRPQQALDQMERRLEDLERHAEALRSQRHEFMNRLHTIAGLIRLQEYDLVRELIDEVQQEQNDALSFFVTRIRDSAVVGILVGKMHRARELGIDLVVHPDSHVGTPCPHRETVVTVLGNAIENAMEALSNPRAPERPKRIEVLIQERPDQLWMTVRDTGPGISPQLGQRVFEDGVTTKGPGRGFGLSLCARLVARAHGRLAIVSSTEGATLEMSLPTGGTKDGAHSNADCG
- a CDS encoding beta-ketoacyl-ACP reductase, which encodes MVTGAARGIGAATAIRLAEEGAKVGVIDLDGATCEGTVAAIRDAGGEAIAIGCNVADNQQVEAAVEQIVSTFGRLDILVNNAGVIRDNLLFKMSEEDWDVVMNVHLKGHFLCSRAAQKYMVQQRYGKIVNVSSTSALGNRGQANYSAAKAGIQGFTKTLAIELGPFNINVNAVAPGFIDTDMTRATAQRVGMDPEQFKQAAIERIPLRRVGQPRDVANVIAFLASDDASYVSGQVIYVHGGRP